One Glycine max cultivar Williams 82 chromosome 8, Glycine_max_v4.0, whole genome shotgun sequence genomic window, TCTACTATGCCGagtgcaattaaaaaaaaatctgaaaaccttctctcttttttcggTTATTATCATCCAAAACCTCCATTCCTTTTGTGTTAAGAAAACTTTGTATATTGCttaaaaaacaactttttaatatatatacagtatatgatatgataaataCTCTATCCCTGTCATTTTTTGGCCTGGTTTGTCTGTTAAGATCctcactattttaatttttatatattgtatataGATATCGCTCATTTTGAATACGTCCAAGAACTTATCTCAATAATTCACaatgttttcttaaaattataataatcttCCATaccaatttttatatattatatattagataTCACTCATTCTGAATTGTTTAAAAACGATTACAAAAAGTGATAGTCAAACAAGCATAAAATTAACCcaaaaaagttgtttttttactcTTAAATTTTGAAGAGTATAAAAAGgaggaataaaataaatgttttcacCAACTTAGTAACATAATCTGTGAGCTAGAAAAAGAGAGCAACCATTGATACCtccatttctctttttttttttataaaaataataaaattgaatgaaattcttttattcaaGTAGTTTTTCTTACACCCAAACAGATTTTAATAATGAATAACCTCTTAAATAAAACCTAAATTGTCTTtcacttaacatttttttatatacaaatttcTCTTCTTGCAAAGAGAAATAagattaaacaaaattttaaattaattaaaaattattaaagtataatttttaatttattaatatactcTCTTAAAAATAACTCatgcaattttttaatattatttttaaattctaactttaatttcttttcaaataattatgtaaagaTACGAAATGTTTTTAAGATGTTTTATATCcaacaataattttcaaaaacacaatttaattttgatgtatttttaatattttttatctattattaattaaaatttaatttaaattattattataaaaaattaacaatctaATTTATgtacataatttataataataataatatataataaaatatatctctttagtattcaaattttatcaacATTATTTCACTTTGTAACTGCTAGTGAAAGTCACTATTTTCTTacattctttcttattttctatttaacctttactctttctttcttttttattttataaattaaaaagatgtaGAGTGACGCCAAGTGCCTTTCTTTCTCCTGCTAATTTattaaaggttaaattattcctctatttacttaattagtttaatttaattattctatTATAAAAAAGTTCATTATGtttctttaactttttaaattgatGCAAGGTTGTTCTATTGTTCAAAAAACTGTTTAAATTTCTAACAAAAATATCATATGCGATGCCATTTTCTTTATCGCGTCACAGATATAAAAAGTTAACTTCATTTCTtgccattaaaaaaaacattgtattaattttaaaaatcatgacatcaaattaattttttaacaaaggATCAAAATAAGTAGAAGCACTAAATTATTAATtggtaaaattataaatttagtctCCTGTTTATTTCAGAATTTAATTTTGGTTCCCATATAATTTAGTTCGTAGATTTAGTCTCCATAATCCTAAAATTAGAGATTGATTGCTTACCTTAACCAGCACTTTTTATTAGACGTTGATTCTCACACGTTTGTTGAATGTTAATTTTATGTACCTAATTCATGTCAATCTTCCATAAGATCGTGACGGTCGATGTACAATAAAAATGTGTTATGTAACATTcaagtgaattaaattataggaattaaaatcgaattttaaaataaatataagactaaatttataattttgctaattaataatttagcttttattgaatgatataaaaattatcattacattaaagttaaattgaaaatcacataaaccaaaaaaattgttACTGATAAAAATgtaacaagatgaaagatttagtaacataaaaatgtaactaaatttgttaaattaataaCAAGATGAAACatgtagtaaaataaaaataaaaaaacaaaggctGGCCCACAGAGCACTCAGCGGTCACCACCGAATACCAATAATTGATCATTCTCCTCCTAATCCCTTCTGTATACAAGCTgtcacctctctctctctctctctcttcttcgcCAAATCCCAAACCCCATTTCAATGATCCCCCTCCCTCCAACAATGTTCCCACACCCTTAAAAAAccacaaaaaccaaaaaaaaaaaaaacaccaaaccATGTTTTCCTTCCCTCACACCATCATCTTCATCCTTGTCTTTCCAATCATTATTTCTTGCTCCTGGGCCTCGTCGTTGGGCCTGAGTAGCAATGCGACGACCATCTACGAGGTCCTGAGCGAGCACGGGCTGCCCATGGGCCTGTTCCCGCAGGGCGTGCGGGAGTTCGCGGTGGGCGAGGATGGTAGCTTCTGGGTGCGCCTCGACGAGGCCTGCAACGCCAAGTTCGAGAACGAGCTGCATTACGAGCGCAACGTCTCCGGCCACCTCAGCTACGGCATGATCGACGCCCTCTCCGGCCTCGAGGCCCAGGATCTCTTCCTCTGGTTCCAGGTCATGAGTATCCGCGTCGACGTCCCCAGCACCGGCCTCATCTACTTCGACGTCGGCGCCGCCTCCAAGCGCTTCCCCTTGTCCCTCTTCGAAACCCCGCCCGAATGCGTCGCCGTTCGCTCCCAACAACAGGACGCCCCTTCCCACCACCAGGTTTTACTCTTTCTTTCTCCTCTCTTCTTCTTGTTGGAAATCCCACTTCGACTAGTGATATGGCCAAGGCCAAGATAATGTATGTAAGTAGGAACAATCCTTAGAAGTCAGTTTCATGGGATTGACTTATAAGTAGATAAACCCAAATTCTAAAATGATATCAGAGCCTATCCTACTGAGCCTATTTGGCCAATACGTTATGGGACTATCCGTAGATGTCTAATCCAGTAAAGTACATGGTTTCTTTTTATGTGTATCAAACCCAAATTCTTAGACTTATTTTTTTGGTGTTATTGCCTGATTGCTGTAATTGTGGATTGGTTTGGTGgatggtgatattgttgttgttaattCTTGGAACCGTTTATTTATGGTGATTAAGTTTGTTGTGATCTTTGGTGTTGGAGACAAATGTGGCTGGTGCAGCTGTAATTGCTGTTGCGATGCGATTGAGGAGACCCGAAAACCTTGATTTTTACGACCATTGTGGACCAATCTTTGAAATCTTGAGTGTTCTTAATCAtgacattttgttttttcttgggAAAATTAAGGgtgtttttaatttctactttcaaaaattatttttagataaaaaaaacaacaaagaataATGACACCCACACTAAGCTTATGCCTCACCATGTCCCACtttctgttttttctttaacaattgttttgaaaacaattttcaaaataatagatTTTGGAAATCAAACAGGCCCTAAGACTTCAATTTGGATTCCGTTTCTTTGTTTCTATTCAGAGTGAATTGGTTGTGATGAAGTTCTTTCATTGGTTTTTTTATGCTGTGGCATGACACTTGTGCTTATTGCTCTTTTTCTATCCCAAATGGTTAATGGCCTCTTGTGTGCCGTGCTTAATGAATGTAAATAGTTGCATA contains:
- the LOC100812072 gene encoding uncharacterized protein, with translation MFSFPHTIIFILVFPIIISCSWASSLGLSSNATTIYEVLSEHGLPMGLFPQGVREFAVGEDGSFWVRLDEACNAKFENELHYERNVSGHLSYGMIDALSGLEAQDLFLWFQVMSIRVDVPSTGLIYFDVGAASKRFPLSLFETPPECVAVRSQQQDAPSHHQGQVQSGRLRYKLKQGTSGRDVL